Proteins from a genomic interval of Rosa chinensis cultivar Old Blush chromosome 2, RchiOBHm-V2, whole genome shotgun sequence:
- the LOC112186255 gene encoding multiprotein-bridging factor 1a — protein MSGIGPISQDWEPVVIRKKAPNAAAKKDEKAVNAARRAGAEIETVKKATAGLNKAASSSTSLNTRKLDEETEVLAHERVPSELKKAIMQARMDKKLTQAQLAQIINEKPQVIQEYESGKAIPNQQVIGKLERALGAKLRGKK, from the exons ATGTCAGGAATCGGACCAATCTCACAGGACTGGGAACCCGTCGTAATCCGGAAGAAGGCACCTAACGCCGCCGCCAAGAAGGACGAGAAAGCCGTCAACGCTGCTCGCCGTGCCGGCGCCGAGATCGAAACCGTCAAGAAAG CTACTGCTGGACTTAACAAGGCTGCCTCCAGCAGCACTTCTCTAAACACAAGGAAGCTTGATGAGGAAACAGAAGTTCTTGCTC ATGAGCGTGTTCCAAGTGAGCTGAAGAAAGCTATTATGCAAGCTCGTATGGATAAGAAGCTTACTCAGGCTCAGCTTGCACAA ATTATCAATGAGAAGCCTCAAGTGATCCAAGAGTATGAATCTGGGAAAGCTATTCCAAACCAACAGGTAATTGGCAAGTTAGAGAGAGCTCTGGGAGCTAAACTGCGtggaaagaaataa
- the LOC112186254 gene encoding phospholipase A1-IIdelta — MGGHQSKAHKTQLSVSEPKPAMDTTTQTQSTDSTTEPGPAWSALLGENNWAGLLDPLDLHLRTLILRCGDFCQGTYDAFNNDANSKYAGSSRYGKASFFDKVMLQDAANYEIASFLYATALVSVPEGFLLHSLSRESWDRESNWIGYIAVTTDDYSKSIGRREIYVAWRGTTRNYEWVNVLGAELESAAPLLKPNTVNNELKHSSGDGDGGTSSSDEEEDDENAKVPKVMRGWLSMYISDDPKSAFTKSSARVQLLTKINELREKYKGEKLSIALTGHSLGASLAVVSGFDLVENGISDIPVAAFVFGCPQVGNKAFKTRIGQHPNLKIMHIRNKIDLIPHYPGRVLGYRYIGTEVLIDTRKSPYLKDSKDAGDWHNLQAMLHIVAGWNGEKGEFELKVKRSVALVNKSCDFLKTECSVPALWWVEKNKGMVRDENGEWVLAPPADEDQPVPEY, encoded by the coding sequence ATGGGTGGCCACCAATCCAAAGCACACAAAACACAGCTTTCAGTCTCTGAACCAAAACCAGCCATGGATACCACAACCCAGACCCAAAGCACTGATTCCACTACTGAACCAGGGCCAGCATGGTCAGCTCTCCTCGGCGAGAACAACTGGGCCGGCCTCCTGGACCCGCTGGACCTTCACCTCCGAACCCTGATCCTCCGGTGCGGCGACTTCTGCCAGGGGACCTACGACGCCTTCAACAACGACGCCAACTCCAAGTACGCCGGGTCCAGCCGCTACGGCAAAGCCTCCTTCTTCGACAAAGTGATGCTCCAAGACGCCGCCAACTACGAAATCGCCTCCTTCCTCTACGCCACCGCACTCGTCAGCGTCCCGGAGGGCTTCCTCCTCCACTCCTTGTCCCGCGAGTCATGGGACCGCGAGTCCAACTGGATCGGCTACATCGCCGTCACCACCGACGACTACAGCAAGTCCATCGGCCGCCGCGAAATCTACGTCGCCTGGCGCGGCACCACCCGTAACTACGAGTGGGTTAATGTGCTGGGCGCCGAGCTTGAATCCGCGGCGCCGCTGCTCAAACCGAACACAGTAAACAATGAGCTCAAACACAGTagtggtgatggtgatggtggcaCTAGTAGCAGTgacgaggaagaagatgatgaaaatgcTAAGGTTCCCAAAGTCATGAGAGGCTGGCTGTCCATGTACATCTCCGACGACCCGAAATCGGCCTTCACCAAATCCAGCGCCAGAGTTCAGCTGCTGACCAAAATCAACGAGCTGAGGGAGAAGTACAAAGGTGAGAAGCTGAGCATAGCGCTGACCGGGCACAGTCTCGGTGCGAGCCTGGCAGTAGTCAGCGGTTTTGACTTGGTGGAGAACGGAATCTCGGATATTCCGGTGGCGGCTTTCGTCTTCGGGTGTCCGCAAGTCGGGAACAAGGCCTTCAAGACCAGGATAGGCCAGCACCCGAATCTGAAGATTATGCACATAAGGAACAAGATCGATTTGATTCCACACTACCCGGGACGGGTTCTGGGGTATCGTTATATAGGGACTGAAGTGTTGATCGACACGAGGAAGTCGCCGTATTTGAAGGACTCGAAGGACGCTGGGGACTGGCACAACTTGCAGGCGATGCTGCATATAGTGGCGGGGTGGAACGGAGAGAAGGGTGAGTTCGAGCTCAAGGTAAAGAGGAGTGTGGCTTTGGTGAACAAGTCGTGTGATTTTCTCAAGACGGAGTGTTCGGTGCCGGCGTTGTGGTGGGTTGAGAAGAACAAAGGGATGGTGCGGGATGAAAATGGAGAATGGGTTCTGGCTCCGCCGGCGGATGAGGACCAACCGGTCCCGGAATATTGA